CACGAGCCGCTACAGTGAATTCTCAGAATTTCCTGTCCCATCTCAGATGGAGCCTGATAAAAATGTCAGAACGATTCCTCCCTGGTGAACCCTCTGAGTTGCTGGCGATCAGGAGAGTACTCAGAAGAAACTGCTTGGATAGATAATCTGTTAgtgcagctctgtccctgccccacGGGATGCCCAGTATCATCCCAAGGAGCAGGATGCAGCATTGATCACATCTCATTGGCATGGTGCTGCTGGATGAGAACTCTGTCAGGGTGTTCCACCCACTCCTGACCCTTGGATTTCCATGGCACCAGCACGGCTGCTGGCAAAGGGTCACTCTGGGGCGGGCCTGGCTCGGAGCCTGCTGCTGGCGGAGGGTCAGAGGATGAGTTGCTGTTGAAAGATCTGGGATCGGAGTTAAGTGGACTCTGTCCCTCTTCCCATGACTGACTGAGGTTGACCGACAGCAAGGGGTCTCCAGGCTCTGGGCTGAAGCCCTCCAGCTCAGTGTCATGCTGCACATCAGGCGCTCCGTGGCTCGGAAACTCGCGGATCTGCCGTGACAGCACTGTAAGAGAGGTAGAGCCAACTCTGTCATTTCCAGCCTCCCACCCTCCTGTGCTGAGCATGGAGCCACCACAGAGCCCAGGAGAGAGGACAAACTGTTTAACCAGAACTTCCTCTTCCCAGGGGAGGCGGGGAGAGGATGCTGCACAGCTGCCAGGCACAAGCACAGTTTGTGCTCCAAGAGGGACCGGAACTCTCCTGTCCTTGCACCgcccctggcacagggcccTGCTTCCAGGCAGGTCTCTGCAACAGGGCTGAGGAGGAGTCCAGAGCTGGGGCGAGACAGCAAGCCAAACCTAGTGGTCACCCCAGGCAAGGGGATGCTGAGTTGGAAATGCTCCTGAGTTCAGGCTGTCTCTGGGGAAGGTGCAGTGCTTCACCAGGAACCAGACCTAAGCTCCAACCTGGGCACCTTAGCCACAACCTGGGCACTCACCCTtgagctcctgctgtggctctgcactCCTGGGCAAGTGGATGCTGGGGGACAGAACgaggcagaaagaaagaacCACGATCTGGAAACAGAAAGATCAGCACAGATCTCAGCGGATGTGGACAAGCATCACTAAATGCCTCTCTTCCAAACTTGTGAGGACAGCAGTGACTCCTCCACAGACACTGGGGCCAAAGCCACTTACCATGGTACAGGTTGTTCTTCTGGTAGTTTTGGGGGCCGACTGTCTCACCAAGGCCTGCAGTTTTTGCAACTGCCTGAGCAGTGacctgcaggaaaacaggaaatgcAGGTTAGCATAGCAGCGGGACCTAGAGCTGCAGACTTCCCTCCACCCTCTGTAGCCAGGGACAGACCTCAGTCCTGAGAAGAGGAAGAGCCTTCCCCACCACAACTCCTGCCAAACCCAACAAGACAAACAACTTACAtgttctgcttctgcagctgctgcacctTCTTCTCCAGTTCATGGTTTTCAGCTGTGCAGGCTGCCACCCTTCCCAGGAAGGACAAGAGGCAAttggaaaaacagagagattTTGTTGGTCAACAGTAGAGACTTCACAGCAGTCACTACCTTTGCGAGGCTGGGGCATATAAAATTGGTCCTGAGGTCCACCTGGTACCACCTACAGGAAAGCCCAGATATGGGGAGGCATGAAGTTGTGCCAGTCCTGCAGGGAAGCAGTTGACTAACCCCTATGGATGCTCACTCCTAGTGGCACACCAGCCCTGTAGATCGGTGACAGTAGGCTGTATGACTAACTAGCCTGACCTGGAACACACATTCAACCCAGCAGATTGGCTATCTGGCTTAATCAGAGCAAGCTCTGAGCCATCTCCACACACAACAGCACCGGCAGGCTTTACCCTGATGTTCCAAACCCTCTGTAGAGAGCTGTTGCCCCACAGGGCTAGCCTCACTTTCTGCTCAGGGTGGCATGAGCCAGCAGccaaacagcacagcagctcgTGACAGGCACCCCCATTCCCAGACCTGGAAATGTGGTCAGCACAACTAAGGCCATGCAGGAGGGAAGAAGCCATTCTGTGACCCACCAGGTCATGTATTCATTCCCTTCCCATTGTTATCAGGCACTGAAGGTCCTGTGCACCAAGTACtaaaacaaacagatttctttttctcctccataCCAGCCTGAAATTCCCTGGGCACCAGGCCCTTCCCCTACTGGCCTTGAAGTTTGCAGAcacacagccagctctgtgttGCTGACAGACCTATCACAGAACAGGGAAGCACAACAGCACAGAGTGCACTGTCCACAATATCAAGCAATTAGAAAGTCCTAAGGGACACCTTGGGAGTGGAATTTCTGCTGGACAGCTCATCCCCTTGCTCAGGGACACATCTACCATTGCCTGCTTCCTCCCATGACAGAAGGAGAGACTAGCACCCTTTGTATGATTTCTGAATCTATGTTATGATCATTATATTAATACACAGAACTGTCTATTAAGATCTGATCCAATCTGCAGAGGGCACATGTGACTAGAAATTGTAAGTTAAGGTGTATTAGAATGCAAGTCATTAGAAATTGTAAGTTAAGTTGTATAATAAATCCTGTACTACACTGCTTATAGACTGTACTACATTGATTCTGCTTGTAGAAAAACTGTGCAAATCTAATCATAAATCCTTGCTGTTAGTAATTGTAACATGATAGGAAAATGAAGTTCTgattaaaattacaatttagTGCCATCATTCTGCCAAGGACTCCTAAAAGAACAAACGGGTCCCCTCAGCGTTGGATGACACTGCTGTGATCATACCTGTTTTCCAGGCCATCCACATAGTTCTTCCTCCGGCGACGACTATCCTGAGCTGCTTGTTTGTTCCGAATCTTACGACGCACTTTCCTCAGAACTCGCTCTTCAGCCTGCAAGGATCATTTCATTAATAGCAATCTCAGGGTGTTGACAATCCCACCCTCTCAGACTGTGCAGACATCTCAGTGCCCAGCCTGAGAGGTCCTTCCCACAACACTGAATAAACTGCAAGGCAAACCCAGGCCTGCTGATGCAGTCAGCAGCTTCCATGACGTAGCAAAAGTAAGGCATACCTAAGGGAAGTGAAAAGCACACGGCTCACAAGCcggaaaggaaaagggaagcaggaaaaaaatagctggagGCACTTGTGGTGTAACTGCCTCCTGCAAACAACCATGAGTAGGGAGACTGACAGCAGAcagaagctgctctgcacaTGGACAACACCCTGGActcaaaaggaggaaaaggacaCCAAGCCCAGATGAACACTGCCCTGAACACAGCACCTGGCCAACAATATTCTCATCAAGGCACTGTCCTGTAGTTTCAAGTACACTACTGGACACATTTGAGTGATCTGCTTGGTTCTAGTGAGGACTCACTTTGGTCAGTGGCAGACAGGTTGGTAATGTAACACCTTctttctccaggagctgcttctcctcctcagTCAGGACCAGCTCTGGGAAGTCAGactagaaaacagcaaaaatatacCACTCAGAATGCAAAATACAGGGAGTCCACCCCAGGTGCAAGAGGCCATGTAGCAAACACAAAGAACTGGAATCAGCTCTCCCAAAGCAGTGTCATGCTTTCCCTTAGAGATATCCCTCACAGGAAGCAAGTCAGAAGAGAAGGGGAGATGTGAGCAGAAGCAATGGCTGGGGTCCATAGGCATGGGAGGCTGTACCTGTACAATGGCTCCAGGCACAAGCTGGGGTTCATCTTCCACAGCAACAGCAATAGGGGAACTGGTgctctgttccagtgccttgcTTGTGCCTTCCACACCAACCCATGCCCCTGGAGAACGAAAGACAAGTCAAATGCTGGGGCTCAGTGAAGTAGCACCTGACCAGCCAGTTCTGAGTAGCATGAAACAGCaattttacagcagcagaaagcctCTACTCTTGGCTCTCTTCATCACTGGACAcccaccaaaacaaatcaatatgggactgcttttctcttttccgCCTGTAGCCAGGGCAGAAAGAGTCCATACGCATCACTCACCTAGCTCAATGGTGACATCTCCTTCTGCTATATCAGACCTTACACTTTCCAGTGCAGGCCAGTCCTGGTGAAGGGAGTAGTTATGATCAACCTGCACAATGTCTTGGCTGGCAAAATTGCTATGGGACAGATGCTGATcctcagaaatgctgctgtcaTTGTTGGCAGGCAAATAACTGAGCCTGTCTGGTTCATCTTCTAAAGGCCTCAGCAGTGAGCTGATGAAGTCATCCATCTCCTtgtccaggagctgcagaggaacagcTTTTACTCAGCAGGGAGACAAACCTCCTAAACATCAGCTCAGCAGCAATTCCTCACAAAGAACTCACCTCAGGCATTGGCAGGCCCCAGTCTTCCAGCAGACCATTCTGCTCTCCTGGGATTTCAGGGCAGGGAGCATCATCCTTCAGGAGAAAGTCAAGCAGATCCATATCTGCCAGGGCATCCAGTTCCTCTGGGCATGACATCTGAAAAGGACACCCTAAGTGAGCACAGGCACAATGGGAGACATCAGCCTTGTTTTAAGGTGTCCCTCAGACCCTACAGACAAAGTATTCCCATGAAATGTCAATAGCAGGCATGACCAGTTCACAAGTACTTCTCCATCCAGGCTATTATAGTGTCACCAGTGACAACAATACAGTAGTTTCCCCACAAGGTTACCAGCCACAGGAGCCATGCTCCACCCACAGTGtaaaagctgcaggaaagagaggaaaactgaaacaaCCCTAGACTTAATGGTGAGGAAAGCATGCAGGATTCTGCTGTTCCACAGAAGCCCAAAGGTACCATACCCCCCTggtctgcagccagcagggagagctTCCCATCCCAGGAAAATTAAGAACAGTCACTGTTGAGGTTTTAACTAAAGGGATTCTGTTAATGATTAAATGATGATCAAATTCTAAGTTATCAATgactgaacagaaataaaatggtaatCAGATGGTGATTAAGTGATCATTGAAGCACAATTAATGAGTGATTTGACGAACCAAAATGATGACTTAGTAATTCAGATAGCTGTCAAATGCTGTACTGTTTATTGCACTTGTAATAAATAGGTGGAtattgcaataaataaatagatgaaTATATATGAATGTCACTAGCACATAATATACCTTTAGTTTGAAAGTAAAATGCTCCTTATCTCACTGTAGAGATCTGACACTGGTAAAGTGTCTCTCAGCCCTGAGGAGTGACCTGGAGAGCTGTCCCTGGTGCCAGGGAGGTCAGGGCCCGGCAGAACAAGAGCAGTAGAGCTCAGGGCTTGAGGCAGCCACAGGTACACAGAGGGCAGAGTGAGAGACTTGCAGCCAAACGCTGCCCTGGCGCTTGTGCACCTTGTGGCCGTGGCAGCCTTAGCTTTGTCTGGTCCCAGCTcgggctgctgctgctatgTCCTGACAAGACATGGCCCAGGAGCCTCGGTCCTTGAGGAGATGTGGCCTCGCATGGCTCCCACGGGATCAGCCCGGCCGGCTCGTGGGCGATGCCTGAGACAAGGCACTGCTCAGGCTGTCAGAGCACAGGCATCCATCGCACCTCTCCATCAGCACTCCTAAGCTTTCACATCTAGCTGTCAAGTGTcacagtctggaaaaaa
This sequence is a window from Parus major isolate Abel chromosome Z, Parus_major1.1, whole genome shotgun sequence. Protein-coding genes within it:
- the CREB3 gene encoding cyclic AMP-responsive element-binding protein 3, producing MSCPEELDALADMDLLDFLLKDDAPCPEIPGEQNGLLEDWGLPMPELLDKEMDDFISSLLRPLEDEPDRLSYLPANNDSSISEDQHLSHSNFASQDIVQVDHNYSLHQDWPALESVRSDIAEGDVTIELGAWVGVEGTSKALEQSTSSPIAVAVEDEPQLVPGAIVQSDFPELVLTEEEKQLLEKEGVTLPTCLPLTKAEERVLRKVRRKIRNKQAAQDSRRRRKNYVDGLENRVAACTAENHELEKKVQQLQKQNMSLLRQLQKLQALVRQSAPKTTRRTTCTMIVVLSFCLVLSPSIHLPRSAEPQQELKVLSRQIREFPSHGAPDVQHDTELEGFSPEPGDPLLSVNLSQSWEEGQSPLNSDPRSFNSNSSSDPPPAAGSEPGPPQSDPLPAAVLVPWKSKGQEWVEHPDRVLIQQHHANEM